In the Candidatus Cloacimonas acidaminovorans str. Evry genome, one interval contains:
- a CDS encoding 30S ribosomal protein S1 — protein sequence MLIHDQNTVPPESKETENTNPEVETVLSVGEDEMSKFTVEEEIKEEETKEEEPSIAIPEEMLSENPETAVSEEAKPEEPAPSPEPEQEKKELTQEEKEHQEMLSMYEESFSSFKKGEIIEGTVVDITDKDVRVDIGFKSEGIIPISEFAYTGIPELNSVIKVYINEIENGEGKLLLSKKKADYMINIERIKQAFADKSSLSGIIRRRVKGGMIVDVLGIEAFLPGSQMSLKPIPNLDQFIGKELYFKVVNIDEEHHNIILSRRQVLEEEAEQKRQELLRKIQIDAELDGEVKNITQYGAFIDLGGIDGLLHLTDMSWGKLNHPSEMLQIGDKVKVKVINFDPETNRISLGMKQLVPHPWENIEIKYPEGSRVTGKVVNLKPFGAFVELEPGVEGLVHISEMSWTKKITDAHKFLKIGETINAIVLDIDKENKRISLGMKQMEPNPWLTIEDRYPIGTILTRKIKSLTAFGAFVEIEEGIDGLIHISDISWTKRIYHPREVYKKNQEVEAVVLSIDRAQHRVALGVKQLVPDPWETLDQSLPINTEVKGKIGKLIPKGVLVDIPVNNDVVEGFVPVSHLAIPKLEHSEDAFYIGEEIPLKVIELDMENRRLILSVKAFFFSRDPKLQEEYIALHEQYMREKVARQQKKKQEKETREKKFAQKKEQEETTKPEEKEITPPKTELIKEEIQETIGLKEEKITEPEQTITEEIQSKIEEQEETKETEKEEEIIPEIKETETIEIPITEEHEPVEMPGEEEPEPIEIPVIEEPEPIEIPVIEEPEPITTEEIPVEIEAEEEKIETEEISVEIEAEEEKAAEEIPVEIEAEEKIETEEISVEIEAEEEKAAEEIPVEIEAEEKIETEEIPVEPAIPEPEHIEPEEITIIKETSEEEREAEKTEKEREESETIVIPVTDETEEKKSEPLATQEETQKED from the coding sequence ATGTTAATACATGATCAAAACACAGTCCCACCCGAAAGCAAAGAAACGGAAAATACCAATCCTGAAGTAGAAACCGTTTTAAGCGTCGGGGAAGACGAAATGTCAAAATTTACAGTTGAGGAAGAAATCAAAGAAGAAGAAACCAAAGAAGAAGAACCCTCAATTGCCATTCCCGAAGAAATGTTAAGTGAAAATCCCGAAACAGCTGTTTCGGAAGAGGCAAAACCTGAAGAACCTGCCCCTTCTCCTGAACCTGAACAGGAAAAAAAGGAGCTTACTCAGGAAGAAAAAGAGCATCAAGAAATGCTTTCTATGTATGAAGAATCTTTCTCCAGTTTTAAGAAAGGTGAAATTATAGAAGGCACGGTTGTGGATATTACCGATAAAGATGTCCGTGTGGATATTGGTTTTAAGTCCGAAGGTATAATACCAATTTCCGAATTTGCCTATACCGGAATTCCGGAACTCAATTCCGTAATTAAAGTGTATATTAATGAAATTGAGAACGGAGAAGGTAAGTTGCTACTTTCTAAAAAGAAAGCCGATTATATGATCAATATTGAACGCATCAAACAGGCATTTGCCGATAAAAGTTCATTAAGCGGAATAATCCGTCGGCGCGTTAAAGGTGGAATGATTGTTGATGTTTTAGGAATAGAGGCATTTTTGCCTGGTTCGCAGATGTCCTTAAAACCGATTCCCAATCTTGATCAGTTTATCGGTAAAGAGCTATATTTCAAAGTGGTGAATATTGATGAAGAACACCACAATATAATTCTTTCCCGGCGTCAGGTTTTAGAAGAAGAAGCAGAACAAAAAAGACAGGAATTGCTCAGAAAAATTCAGATAGATGCGGAACTGGATGGAGAAGTGAAAAATATAACTCAATACGGTGCCTTTATTGATTTAGGCGGAATTGACGGTTTATTGCATCTTACAGATATGAGCTGGGGTAAACTGAATCATCCATCAGAAATGCTCCAAATTGGCGATAAAGTAAAAGTGAAAGTGATAAATTTTGATCCTGAAACAAATAGAATTTCCTTAGGGATGAAACAACTGGTTCCCCATCCCTGGGAAAACATAGAAATTAAATATCCCGAAGGTAGTAGAGTAACCGGCAAGGTTGTAAACTTAAAACCCTTTGGTGCTTTTGTTGAACTTGAACCAGGCGTTGAAGGTCTGGTACATATTTCAGAAATGAGCTGGACAAAAAAGATTACCGATGCTCATAAATTCTTAAAAATTGGCGAAACAATCAATGCTATAGTGCTGGATATTGATAAAGAAAACAAACGAATTTCCTTGGGTATGAAACAAATGGAACCCAACCCCTGGCTTACTATTGAAGACCGCTATCCTATTGGAACAATTCTAACTCGTAAAATTAAGAGTTTAACTGCTTTTGGTGCTTTTGTGGAAATTGAAGAAGGTATTGACGGTTTAATTCATATTTCTGATATCAGCTGGACTAAAAGAATTTACCATCCTCGCGAAGTATATAAGAAAAATCAGGAAGTTGAAGCAGTTGTTCTTTCCATAGATAGAGCTCAACATCGTGTTGCATTAGGTGTAAAACAACTGGTTCCTGATCCCTGGGAAACATTAGATCAAAGCTTACCTATCAATACTGAAGTAAAGGGAAAAATAGGCAAACTTATTCCTAAAGGTGTATTAGTTGATATTCCTGTAAATAATGATGTTGTAGAAGGTTTTGTTCCTGTTTCACATCTGGCAATTCCCAAGCTGGAACATAGCGAAGATGCTTTTTATATCGGAGAAGAAATTCCCTTAAAGGTTATTGAACTGGATATGGAAAATCGGCGTTTAATTCTCTCCGTTAAGGCATTCTTCTTCTCTCGCGATCCTAAACTCCAGGAAGAATATATAGCCCTTCATGAACAGTATATGCGGGAAAAAGTTGCTCGTCAACAAAAGAAAAAACAGGAAAAAGAAACTCGCGAAAAGAAATTCGCTCAGAAAAAGGAACAAGAAGAAACAACCAAACCCGAAGAAAAAGAAATTACTCCCCCAAAGACGGAACTAATAAAAGAAGAAATACAAGAAACTATAGGGTTAAAAGAGGAAAAAATAACTGAACCGGAACAGACAATAACAGAAGAAATTCAGAGCAAAATAGAAGAACAGGAAGAAACAAAAGAAACGGAAAAGGAAGAGGAAATTATTCCTGAAATAAAAGAAACTGAAACCATAGAAATCCCAATTACGGAAGAACATGAACCTGTAGAAATGCCTGGAGAGGAAGAACCGGAACCTATAGAAATACCTGTAATAGAGGAACCGGAACCTATAGAAATACCTGTAATAGAGGAACCGGAACCAATAACAACTGAAGAAATTCCTGTGGAAATTGAAGCTGAAGAAGAAAAGATAGAAACAGAAGAAATTTCTGTGGAAATTGAAGCGGAAGAAGAAAAAGCGGCAGAAGAAATTCCTGTGGAAATTGAAGCTGAAGAAAAGATAGAAACCGAAGAAATTTCTGTGGAAATTGAAGCGGAAGAAGAAAAAGCGGCAGAAGAAATTCCTGTGGAAATTGAAGCTGAAGAAAAGATAGAAACAGAAGAAATTCCTGTGGAACCTGCAATTCCTGAGCCCGAACATATAGAACCGGAAGAAATAACTATTATAAAAGAAACTTCTGAAGAGGAAAGAGAAGCGGAAAAAACTGAAAAAGAAAGAGAAGAATCCGAGACAATAGTGATACCTGTTACAGACGAAACAGAAGAAAAGAAATCTGAACCTTTAGCAACACAAGAGGAAACCCAAAAAGAAGATTAA
- a CDS encoding winged helix-turn-helix domain-containing protein — protein sequence MIFLVTHNPKIRYSELARITGKSVATIKRLISKLKKDGLIKQSGSPRGGEWILTRDENS from the coding sequence ATGATATTTTTAGTAACGCATAACCCAAAAATAAGATATAGTGAACTGGCAAGAATTACCGGCAAAAGCGTTGCAACAATTAAAAGGTTAATTAGTAAGCTTAAAAAGGATGGCTTAATCAAACAAAGCGGTTCTCCCAGAGGAGGAGAATGGATTTTAACAAGGGATGAAAATAGCTGA
- a CDS encoding FlgD immunoglobulin-like domain containing protein, translated as MPYKNNMKIRHYCVKCLIAIAIFAIAATNLFCYNTGDYRTKWGGNFETLELWECYNGIGWIDATQLPSSPFVNTIYISNQTVTMNSSMIIEGGLVIVGTLQLASGAILTINPSVNCEIGVIETYSGSKLINNGFITANSSSSSLKVHGGILENNGIIASSAPNNCNVYINSNGRINFGNQGSITGNCSFTTNYGSIIATANTQGLDGSLNCSGDISFNQIYLIYNGTEPQITGMKTPDQVLGIDFNNPAGITLSKNIKLIYTALVHSGTTLYFDVSIIKEAWYGSGTFSMEDGSTIATANPDGFCSTGNKGSVQVGTRNYNSNSNYIFNGTEHQQTGDFNPTPTAYTVNDIIFDNPAGVTLTHPITVISTLELLEGDINYAVLPQGVDGFYSPDVKKTVIPKNGTLMYNFLADSLPFQNNGEYVNRKWYLKGNFNGSKKVTFYWSENEDDNCNWNVHNFPKVYLSNSNEPLNTIWNPAHPREISFIAHSFPNAKEDVYYYIGKERDDTLPVTLSSFSLTQIGISTVRITWVTQSETNIMGYYIYRATQSDLNTASNLNYLIPATNSSHLQIYTYTDQVTSNNIYYYWLEIVDYDGYNSFYGPAVIEINDNGNQTPSIPVKAGFYSFAPNPFDSGTKIFYGIPSKSPVLMQVYNIKGQKIRTLLNETKDSGNYDLFWDGRDEKGNLLANGNYILRLFASGSSWTKKITILH; from the coding sequence ATGCCTTACAAAAACAATATGAAAATTAGACATTATTGTGTCAAATGCTTGATTGCTATCGCAATTTTTGCCATAGCTGCAACTAATTTATTCTGTTACAATACAGGAGATTATAGAACAAAATGGGGCGGAAATTTTGAAACCCTTGAATTATGGGAATGCTATAATGGTATTGGTTGGATTGATGCAACACAACTTCCCTCTTCCCCTTTTGTAAATACAATATATATATCAAACCAGACAGTTACTATGAACAGTTCTATGATTATTGAAGGGGGTCTTGTTATAGTAGGAACATTGCAATTAGCCTCGGGAGCTATATTAACCATTAATCCCTCAGTAAATTGTGAAATTGGAGTAATTGAAACATATAGCGGTTCAAAATTAATTAACAATGGATTTATAACAGCAAATAGCAGTTCTTCTTCCCTAAAAGTACATGGAGGAATACTGGAAAACAACGGTATTATCGCCTCCTCAGCTCCTAATAATTGTAATGTGTATATAAACTCTAATGGAAGAATTAACTTTGGAAATCAGGGTTCCATAACAGGCAATTGTTCTTTTACTACTAATTACGGAAGCATCATTGCTACAGCCAATACTCAAGGTTTAGACGGCTCACTAAATTGCAGCGGCGATATCAGCTTTAACCAAATTTATCTTATTTATAATGGAACTGAACCTCAAATAACCGGAATGAAGACACCGGATCAGGTTTTGGGTATAGATTTTAATAATCCTGCAGGCATAACCTTAAGTAAAAATATAAAACTTATATATACAGCTTTGGTTCATAGCGGAACTACACTATATTTTGATGTATCCATTATCAAGGAAGCATGGTATGGCTCAGGAACTTTTTCTATGGAAGATGGTTCTACTATTGCAACCGCTAATCCTGATGGTTTTTGTTCTACTGGCAATAAAGGCAGTGTGCAGGTAGGAACAAGAAATTATAACAGTAATAGTAACTACATTTTTAATGGCACCGAACATCAGCAAACCGGAGATTTTAACCCAACGCCAACTGCTTATACTGTAAATGACATTATTTTTGATAATCCCGCAGGTGTAACTTTAACTCACCCTATAACAGTTATATCTACTCTGGAACTCCTTGAAGGAGATATTAATTACGCGGTTTTACCTCAAGGAGTAGATGGTTTTTATAGTCCCGATGTAAAAAAAACCGTTATTCCCAAAAACGGTACTCTGATGTATAATTTTCTGGCAGATTCTCTTCCTTTTCAGAATAATGGTGAGTATGTTAACCGCAAATGGTATCTTAAAGGGAATTTCAATGGTTCTAAAAAAGTAACCTTTTACTGGAGTGAAAATGAGGATGATAACTGCAACTGGAATGTTCATAATTTCCCAAAAGTATATTTGTCAAACAGCAATGAACCATTGAACACTATTTGGAATCCTGCTCATCCCAGAGAGATTTCCTTTATTGCACATAGTTTCCCCAATGCCAAAGAAGATGTATATTACTATATCGGTAAAGAAAGAGATGATACCTTGCCTGTAACTTTAAGTTCTTTTTCCTTAACACAAATTGGTATTTCCACTGTAAGAATAACTTGGGTAACTCAATCCGAAACAAATATTATGGGATATTATATTTACCGTGCTACTCAATCAGATTTGAACACAGCCAGTAATCTCAATTACCTTATTCCGGCAACGAATTCTTCACATTTACAAATATACACCTATACAGACCAGGTTACTTCCAATAATATCTACTATTACTGGCTGGAAATTGTAGATTACGATGGATATAATTCGTTTTATGGACCGGCTGTTATAGAAATAAACGATAACGGAAATCAAACACCTTCCATACCTGTTAAAGCAGGATTTTATTCATTTGCTCCCAATCCTTTTGATTCAGGCACTAAAATCTTCTATGGAATTCCCTCAAAATCTCCCGTTTTAATGCAAGTTTACAATATAAAAGGGCAAAAAATAAGAACGCTTTTAAATGAAACCAAAGATAGCGGTAATTATGACCTTTTCTGGGATGGTAGAGATGAAAAAGGAAATTTGTTAGCTAACGGAAATTATATTCTGCGTCTTTTTGCCTCAGGAAGTTCTTGGACTAAAAAAATTACTATCTTGCATTAG
- a CDS encoding GNAT family N-acetyltransferase: MLNLQVIYKPDELPENISQKDLVDFLYTHLESFGDAPSAINKAIDYAFSTEKGKGGFLILAFAEDKLCGVLVMNKTGMEEYIPENILVYIAVEKSMRNMGIGSSILKKAREIADGDIALHIEYDNPARHLYERFGFTSKYAEMRWQKKD; encoded by the coding sequence ATGCTAAATTTACAGGTTATATACAAACCAGATGAGTTACCGGAAAACATTTCGCAAAAGGATTTGGTAGATTTTCTATATACGCATTTGGAAAGTTTCGGGGATGCACCTTCAGCCATTAACAAAGCCATTGATTATGCCTTTTCAACGGAAAAGGGGAAAGGAGGATTCCTCATTTTGGCTTTTGCAGAAGATAAACTCTGCGGAGTTTTAGTAATGAATAAAACAGGGATGGAAGAATATATTCCCGAAAATATTCTGGTATATATTGCTGTAGAGAAATCAATGCGCAATATGGGAATAGGGAGTAGTATATTAAAAAAGGCAAGGGAAATTGCTGATGGAGATATCGCACTTCATATAGAATATGACAATCCGGCAAGGCATCTTTATGAAAGATTCGGCTTTACTTCCAAGTATGCTGAAATGCGTTGGCAGAAAAAGGATTAA
- the ispH gene encoding 4-hydroxy-3-methylbut-2-enyl diphosphate reductase: protein MPKRKIIVAIDGPAASGKSTTAKELAKKLGYVYLDTGAMYRACALQAMRGGISLNDISSIVLMLEKIDIQISYTEEGNIIWLNGEDVSQQIRTPEISSSASAISAIPAVRYKMVELQRKLGKNGGVVLEGRDIGTYVFPEAEAKFFMVADLEVRAKRRFKELAEKGIKTNYIDVLKELKERDEADANRSLAPLKPAEDAILIDTSNLTIEEQVHKLYEITCRIIEKIDNNNSDKELGERKIKIRLANYLGYCFGVKRAIQMAKDAKVTEKPVYTLGELIHNPAIVQELEEQGIHIVNKAEEVKNSTVIIRSHGITKEEYKILKENNNEIIDATCPYVKRTHTILKHLVKENYPVLILGDKQHQEVIGIRSYGNEKTFVIGEDDPIPKIKEKRLAIMAQTTQRIEKLQELVYKLLSNFNELRVFNTICLATTQRQKAAEELAQESDAMFVIGGLKSSNTCALAKLSSVYCPTYHIEDEKQLASIDISPYKCIGITAGASTPEEMIIKVYNVLLQKSGDFKTVTSIEEIPMFKEESC from the coding sequence TTGCCAAAGCGAAAGATTATTGTTGCCATTGACGGTCCTGCTGCTTCCGGGAAAAGCACAACAGCCAAAGAATTGGCTAAAAAATTGGGATATGTATATCTTGATACAGGAGCTATGTATCGTGCTTGTGCATTACAGGCAATGCGGGGAGGAATTTCTCTAAATGATATTTCATCCATAGTGCTGATGCTGGAAAAAATAGATATCCAAATATCCTATACTGAAGAGGGAAATATTATTTGGTTAAATGGGGAAGATGTAAGCCAACAAATTCGCACTCCGGAAATATCAAGTTCCGCTTCGGCTATTTCTGCAATTCCTGCAGTCCGCTATAAAATGGTTGAATTGCAACGCAAACTTGGGAAAAATGGGGGTGTTGTTTTGGAAGGTAGAGATATTGGAACTTATGTATTTCCCGAAGCTGAAGCAAAATTTTTTATGGTGGCTGATTTGGAAGTGAGGGCAAAACGCCGATTTAAAGAGCTGGCAGAAAAAGGTATAAAAACCAATTATATAGATGTCCTAAAGGAATTAAAAGAACGTGATGAAGCAGATGCCAACAGGTCTCTTGCACCTTTAAAACCTGCAGAAGATGCTATTTTAATAGATACAAGCAACTTAACTATTGAAGAACAAGTGCATAAGCTTTACGAAATAACCTGCAGAATAATAGAAAAAATAGATAACAACAATTCGGATAAAGAACTTGGGGAAAGAAAAATCAAGATTCGTTTGGCAAATTATTTGGGTTATTGTTTTGGTGTAAAACGAGCAATTCAAATGGCGAAAGATGCAAAAGTAACTGAAAAACCTGTTTATACTTTAGGAGAGCTTATTCATAATCCCGCTATTGTTCAAGAACTTGAAGAACAGGGCATTCATATTGTCAATAAAGCGGAAGAGGTAAAAAACAGCACGGTTATTATTCGTTCACATGGAATCACGAAAGAAGAATATAAAATACTAAAAGAAAATAATAACGAAATCATAGATGCTACTTGTCCTTATGTAAAAAGAACACACACTATCCTGAAGCATCTTGTTAAGGAAAATTATCCCGTATTAATTCTGGGTGATAAACAACATCAGGAAGTGATAGGAATACGTTCTTATGGAAATGAAAAGACATTTGTAATCGGAGAAGACGATCCCATACCGAAAATTAAAGAAAAGCGTTTGGCTATAATGGCACAAACTACCCAAAGGATAGAAAAGCTTCAGGAATTGGTATATAAATTGCTCTCTAACTTTAATGAACTGAGAGTGTTTAATACTATCTGTTTAGCAACAACACAAAGGCAAAAAGCGGCAGAGGAACTTGCCCAAGAAAGTGATGCAATGTTCGTAATCGGCGGTCTGAAAAGTTCCAATACATGTGCTTTAGCGAAGTTGAGTTCAGTTTATTGTCCGACTTATCATATAGAAGATGAAAAACAGTTAGCATCTATTGATATTTCTCCATATAAATGTATTGGTATCACTGCCGGAGCTTCCACGCCAGAAGAGATGATTATAAAAGTTTATAATGTATTATTACAAAAAAGCGGGGATTTTAAGACCGTAACAAGTATTGAAGAAATCCCTATGTTTAAGGAGGAATCATGTTAA
- a CDS encoding PorV/PorQ family protein encodes MFKRHAIVFSVLLMLILPFALSGISQATMLFLTFEPGARANAMGRAYSAIADDAYAMWWNPGATAFNKQTQIAATHIPWLQGSGVDDIFYEYLGFNNYFYGIGNINAHIIWLDEGTQPQTNAQNVELGDFHTYEVAGALGYGYEVVPEKIGLGGNFKLLYSYLGPGTGLTETEGSAFSFAFDVGALFKDVVVDNLNASVVLQNIGPDITYIDEEQSDPAPLTFRAGLGYKIFDNPMGRLIATAEMSKILANEDPLYERFITGWKYFDETIYGVGAEYTYLNLISLRGGYFSDKAGEVEGASFGVGVQYKFSKRYKLGFDFAMVPAGGMTNYNKIFSLGFEF; translated from the coding sequence ATGTTTAAGCGCCACGCTATAGTATTCAGCGTATTGCTGATGCTTATTCTGCCTTTTGCCTTGTCTGGAATTTCCCAGGCAACAATGTTATTCTTAACCTTTGAACCAGGAGCTCGTGCCAATGCTATGGGACGTGCCTATTCCGCCATTGCAGATGACGCTTATGCAATGTGGTGGAATCCTGGAGCTACAGCTTTTAATAAACAAACCCAAATTGCGGCAACTCACATACCCTGGTTACAAGGTTCTGGGGTTGATGATATCTTCTACGAATATTTGGGCTTTAATAACTATTTTTATGGAATTGGTAACATCAATGCCCATATTATTTGGTTGGATGAAGGAACACAACCTCAAACCAATGCTCAAAATGTTGAGCTCGGCGATTTTCATACTTATGAAGTTGCCGGTGCTTTAGGTTACGGTTATGAAGTAGTTCCGGAAAAGATTGGATTGGGAGGTAACTTTAAATTGTTATACTCTTACCTGGGTCCTGGAACTGGTTTAACGGAAACGGAAGGTTCCGCATTCAGTTTTGCTTTTGATGTAGGTGCTTTATTCAAAGATGTAGTTGTAGATAATCTGAATGCTTCGGTTGTCTTGCAAAATATAGGTCCGGATATTACATATATTGATGAAGAGCAATCTGATCCGGCTCCTTTGACTTTCAGAGCCGGGCTGGGTTATAAAATTTTTGATAACCCGATGGGACGTTTAATTGCAACTGCGGAAATGAGTAAAATATTGGCAAATGAGGATCCTCTCTACGAAAGATTTATTACTGGCTGGAAGTATTTTGATGAAACAATTTATGGAGTTGGAGCAGAATATACTTACCTGAATCTGATTTCTTTGAGGGGAGGATATTTCTCTGATAAAGCTGGTGAGGTTGAAGGTGCCAGTTTTGGTGTAGGTGTGCAATACAAATTCAGTAAACGGTATAAGCTGGGGTTTGATTTTGCAATGGTTCCTGCAGGGGGTATGACTAATTATAATAAAATCTTCTCTCTGGGCTTTGAGTTCTAA